GAACCTGATGTGGACTTccatttgaaattgaatcAACAATTATTTCACATTCCTTATGAACTACTGTCCAAACGTGTTAAGCATACTCAAGCAGTAATCAATAAGGAAACTAAGTCACTTCACGAACTCACTAGTGCAttaaatgaaatatttaAACATAATGATGTTGAACACGATAAAGTAGCACTAGCAAATATAACTGGAATGATTAGAAAGATTGATGacatagaaaaattcttgagTATGCAAATTAAATCCTACTGTCAGATTTTAAAcagaataaagaaaaggctGGAGTTTTTCCACGAACTAAAGGACATTAAGTCTCAAAGTTCAGAAATCTCAAATGACGAAAATGACCACAATACCAGGAACAAGTTGATTCAGTGGTATCAAAGTTATACAAATATATTGATTGGAGACTACTTAACGAGAAATAACCCAATCAAATATAATTCAGAGACAAACGAGCACTGGAACTCAGGTGTGgtttttttgaaacagatTCAATTGGATGATCTCATCGATTATGATGTTCTCTTGGAGGCTAATAGGATCTCGACTTCGCTATTACATGAGCATGATCTTTTACCCCTAATTTCATGGATAAACGATAACAAAAAGATTCTGACCAAGAAATTATCTATATTAGAGTTTCAAGCAAGATTGCAAGAATATATTGAATTATTGAAGGCAGACAATTACACAGACGCTATATTTTGCTTccaaaagtttcttttgcCATTCGTTCAAAGTAATTTCGCCGATTTAAAGTTAGCATCGGGACTCttaatttttatcaaatattGCAATAAGCAAAAGccaaatttcttctcttccaGTTCGGGATTTAATGCTGCAGAAATTAAGTCACGAAACTTACCTATtaaaaaagatcaaatttttcaacatttttttcataaatcTTTACCAAGAAGTACTTTCGATTCAGAAACGGATACAACCAAGTATGACAAGAGTTCCTTAAtaaatttacaaaatggAGATTTTGAAAGGTATTTTAATTTGTTAAACGATGAACGATGGTCAGTATTGAATGATTTATTCTTGGATGACTTCTATTCCATGTATGGCATATCACAAAATGATCCGTTACTAATATATTTGTCACTAGGCATATCATCGTTAAAGACAAGAGATTGTCTGCACCcttctgatgatgaaaaggaaaataaagagcTGGAATCTTCTATTATAGCACAAGGTGAAGTCGAAGACTTACAGATATTTACACTGCATTCgttaaaaaggaaaaattgtCCAGTTTGCAGTGAGACTTTCAAACCAATAACACAGTCGTTGCCATTTGCTCATCACATCCAGTCTCAATTATTTGAGAATCCGGTATTGTTACCGAATGGAAACATATATGACagtaaaaaattgaaaaaactagcCAAAACGCTGAAGAAGCAAAATTTAATATCTTTAGGTCCAGGTCAAATTATGGATCCAGTCGACATGAAAATCTTCTGCGAGTCTGATTCCATTAAAATGTATCCGACGTAGGATTAGAACAACATAGGTATTTTTGGTCCTATCAATGCTTTAGTTCAGTTTAAAAACTACTTTACAGCTACTTACgctatatacatacatttagtagaaaagaaagctaCTTCACGAACACAGTGacattcttctttctaaTGCTCAGTCAGAATCAGAATCAGATccgtttttatttttacgGTTATGTTTTGAACTGCCTGAGAGATATTTACTAAAGATGTAAAACCTAGCATCACGCTCCTTCGCAGGTTTCGTGGTATCTTGTTCACTATTTGTTCTTCTGTGATGATACCCCGGAAAATTCTCCCACTGGAATTTGTTAGATCTACTAAGAGTAAGTCCATTTTTTCTGGCTAGTAGCTTTATTTGCCATGAATCGTAAGGCTCTCCGTCAAAAACCGACAGAATAATATTCCCATAACCTTCAGAGGTCAATTTTTTAGCCCTGGGAGTGTTGTCATTAATATCATAACCTTGTGTATAACGAAGAGCATCATTTTGAACTTTTGTGTTTATGAGATTGAACAATTGTAaggaattttgaaaaaacgTGAAAACTAATTGTTGATGCTCTctaatatttctttcttgatcttTAATACCTTTTCCATTATGAGGAaaattaaataatatattttGTAAAGACTTGTTACCCCAATTATGATCGCCAAATCTGTTGATTATCTTAAACCAAGTGTTATTTTTGGAGATTTTGAAGCTTTTTACTAGTTTCGTAACGTCAATCTGGAAAAATATTGGGATTTTTAGGTCTTTCAAGAAGTGGTAATTATCCTCAAAAGTATGTGGATATTTCGACTTCAACTCATCCACAGAATTATCGTAGCTCGTTATAATTAAATTCTCACTTTCAACATACCCTTGTTCAACAATGGATCTGgcaaatgaaaaatcacCTTCACCACAAAGCATTATggtttcatctttttcaaaaggtataaatttttcttggttaAGCTTTTGCAAttcttggttttttttcactttcttgTTACTAGTGttcaactttcttttcttcaattcatGATTTTGCTTactttcaatatttttcactaaCTTCACTTTAGCTTGATGTCTTAACAAAGCGCCTTTTAGGCCTTTACTTccaatttttcctttcaaCTTCCTAGCCATTTATGATGTGAGATTTCTATCAGTCCCTTTCTATAGTTTAAAGAGTATTGTATGTATTATAGAGAGATGTCGGGTTTCTCTGTTTAGTGTAAACATTCAATAATAGTTTTCTGCTCATcgaatattatcatttttcttgaactaTTCTCCGTATGTTTTATGttctttctgaaaaaaagagaagatgaaggacagaattcaaaataataaataaagcAACAGCCCACAATGATATACAAATGAAACGACCAAACTTATCATATCCAGTATTCTTCAGAAACAttaacaaagaaaaaaaagaaaacttgaaaagtaaaacaaaatgGTCTCTAGCGGGATCGAACCGCTGATCCCCGCGTTATTAGCACGGTGCCTTAACCAACTGGGCCAAGAGACCAATTAATTGTCTTTACTAGAACAAAAATATCTAATATATCTGGCATAGAATtcatcatatatatactattAATCTCAACAGTTTTAAATTTGCGGAAATTTAGTTGTTATGGCTGTGGACACTCATGATAATGACActgttgatgaaaaatttcgaGAAGCTTCAAACATAGCCAGGCAGGATTACATAAAGCGAAGCacttggaaaaagaaaaatacgaAAAAGCACATTCAGGTATCACTAATAAAATCCTCTAAAAGAAGGCGTCGTAGGTATCACTTGAACATAAGTGAAATTGGCTAATAACacaatattatcattgtgGACTGGTTCCATTGTCCTTACCAATTAGATTTTAtttagttttcttcttttcaattggGGTGCTGATCAGGATTACTCGTAACCTCCTATTTTTAGATACGACGACCCAAGCGCAATGAATGCTCCACAGATTAGCCTGTATGAACCTGGGACAATATTGACTGTCGGATCACATCACGCCAAGATCATCAAATATCTTACAAGTGGAGGGTTTGCACAGGTCTATACTGCTGAAATTTCACCTCCTGATCCATATACCAATGCCAATATAGCATGTTTGAAAAGGGTCATTGTCCCCGATAAACAAGGTTTGAATACTTTGAGAGCTGAAGTAGATGCTATGAAACTcctgaaaaataataagcACGTTGTTTCTTACATAGACTCTCATGCAGCAAAATCAGTAAATGGTGTAGCGTATGAGGTATTTGTATTAATGGAATTTTGTGAACGTGGAGGACTTATAGATTTTATGAACACTAGATTACAAAATAGATTACGAGAGTCAGAAATATTGGAAATCATGAGCCAGACGGTTCAGGGTATTGCCGCCATGCACGCTCTACAACCACCGTTAATTCATCGAGACATCAAAATTGAGAATGTACTTATTTCCCATAATGGCCTGTATAAAGTCTGTGATTTTGGTTCCGTTTCCGGTGTAATAAGGCCACCTAGAAATACACAAGAGTTTAACTACGTTCAGCATGATATCTTAACAAATACTACAGCGCAGTATAGGTCACCTGAAATGATCGATTTGTATAGAGGTTTGCctattgatgaaaaatctGACATTTGGGCTCTGGGCATCTTTCTTTATAAAATATGCTACTATACCAcaccatttgaaaaaagtggCGAAGCTGGCATACTGCATGCAAGATACCAATATCCACCTTTCCCTCAGTACAGTGATAGAttaaaaaacttgataCGCCTGATGTTAATGGAAACACCGTCAAAAAGACCAAATATTTGTCAAGTTTTGGAGGAGGTTTCCAGGCTACAGATTAAACCTTGTCCAATTCGAAATTTTTACTTACTAAGAGCAATGAGTCAGACTGCGCAATTAGCAAGCGAACCACCTTCTATGAAGTATGTCCCAACACAGAAATTTCTTCCTGCACAAGGCCTGCAAAGTATGAAGCCAATATCGAATATGATTCCTGTAAGTCATGTCAGAACTACCCCCAATCTGAGCACATTACCTAGATCTATTGACGATAACAATATGACAGATGTAACAAAACAAATTTCCTTACAGTTTGTGGGCGATTCAAATGTGGATACTCCCTTAAAGAAAACGAAATCCGTTCCACTCTCTGATGATTTTGCATCACTATATTATAGAGAACTacatccttttcaaaagtcGCAAACTTTTAAATCAGTGGAGAACTTCCAGTCTCCACAAAGAAGGTCAATGCCGCCATCATCACTTCCTCCTGCTAACAGCATTATTTTAGATAAAACACCTACAATGAACCGTCCAAATAACTATGTTGATTCGGAGACGCAAACTACAGATATCATAACCATGTCTGGTTCAAAACTATCACCTGCCCTTACGAACAAACCAGTAAATTCCCAAAAAGAATTTATCGCCCCAGAGAATGTGAGTGGAGGCAACATTGTGCGTTCACTAAGCTCTaagttgaagaaagttATCACTGGGGAGTCTCGCGGTAGTTCTCCAATTAAATCAAGGCAAAATACTGGTGACAGTACTAGGTCCGCACTTGGTATGCTTCGCCATGGATTCACAGGAAGTTCAATGAACAACAACAGGTCAGCTTCTTTTGATAGCAATAATGGTAGCAGTAATAACAATAGTGTGAACAGGAGATTGGGCTCGTCGTCGACTTCATCATTGTCTGTTTTCAATCCTGATACTAAAAGACAAGAGGAAATAGataaaaaacagaaattaGAAAACCGGCGTAGCATGCCTTCTTCGATTTTGTCAGATTTTGACCAGCATGAAAGAATTAACTCAAGAACTGGATCAAGAGATTATTACAGATCTCACTCTCCAGTCAAGAAAATACAAACAACATCAAAATCGGCACCGAAGCCCATTACAAAACCAGTTATTGGCGATATCAACATAAAtcaggaaaagaaggaatcGATCCAAAGAAGAGTGCATAACTTACTAAAGAGTTCTGAAGATCCTTTGACATACAAATCCGCATCAGGGTATGGTAAATATACGGATACTGACACAGAAACCTCTAATCGACATTCAAGTGTGAGAATAACACCAATTAccgaagaaaaattcaaaagcCGCAATAAAAATGGACTGTCAAACAATAAGACGAAGGACAATGATAGACATAAATCAAGACCACCGCGCCCACCTCCCAAACCATTACATTTAAGAGCAGAAATTCAGAAGGTAAGAAGTTCTAGTCGTTTACACTCCGGAGAACTCTCAAGTGAAAGAATTTCCAGTGATGCCACTGAGACTATCGTTGAAGTTAACGTAGATGACTTAGAAGCTGATTTCAGAAAAAGGTTTCCTAGTAAAGTGTAAAACTTAGCCTAATATGTAATAGACTATGTATTATTAAAAGTCGtacaaatgtataaatatttttttcccGTTTCTTCATTCTTCGCAATATATATGTAGATGTAGTCCTCCAGGTACTAgctgtatttttctttcatttatcacctcaaaaattcaaaataccttttgtttcatttattttttgtatttagttgattatttattcattttatttatgcgtttctattttttttatgccTTATAATCTTGACAAAACGTCTTCAACAACTTGTTGAGTGGAAGCCTTTCCACCTAAATCTGGAGTCTTGATGGCGCCCTCTCTCAAGTTAGCATCAACGGCTTTGTAAATATCTTGAGCAGCATTGTTATGGCCCAAGAATTCCAACATTAAAGCAGTGGATCTTATGGTAGCAATTGGATTAGCAATACCTTTACCAGCGATATCTGGTGCAGAACCATGACATGGTTCACCAATGACAATTTCTGGGCCGACGTTGGCACTTGGAACAACACCCAATGAGCCCACTAAAGCAGCAGCACCATCAGATAAGATATCACCGTATAAATTTGGAGCTACTATCACGTCAAAACACTGTGGCTCTCTAAACAACCTATAAACCATGGAATCCACAATTTGCTCGTTGTATTTGATTTGACCATATTTGTCTTTGTTGGATTCGTAAACTTCCTTACAGATTTCCCTAAATAGTCCATCACTTTGAGACAAAACATTAGATTTATGTGTAACCGTCAAAGTGGCTTCACCCCTTGTCTgtaatcttttcaaagcaaTGTCCATTGCGATGGTTGCTATTCTTCTTGTTGCGATTTCCGATATTCTCTTTGTGGCATCGGCAACCCTTGTTCCTGTAGCCTTATCAATAtatgttttttcaattttaatGTACAAGTCTTCAGTGTTTTCTCTCACGATAACCATGTCAATTGGTTTATCCTTGCCTCCTTCTACAGACTTGACAGGACGAACATTAGCGAATAGGCCCATTTCCCTCCTTAGAGCAACAATTGGAGACGAATAACCTTCCACTTTTGTAGTTGGGGACTGAACAGCACCGAAAAGAGCACCTTGACATTGTTCCTTCAACACTTTGACAGTCTCGTCAGGCAATGCCTTTCCAGTTTCTTGGAATGTTTGGAAACCAGCATAAAGATCGATGAAGTTGAAGCTTAAGCCGTGTTTGGAGTTCAGGTTTTCTAAAACTTGCTTACCGGCTGGAATGACTTCCTTACCAATACCATCGCCTGGAATAAGACCGATAGTGAGTGATTTACGAGCAGCATTGGTTGCTAACCCACGACAAGTAGATAATCTAGTAGCAACAGATCTCAACATTATTCCGAGTACGTTCTTGAATTAACTATATAAGTCTTATGTTGATTTCAATTTGTAGAACAGGCACAAACATATATCTTCGTCGAAACCAGTTAGCTATCTTTATATAAGTATTGCACCAGTTTCATTTTCTGTTGTTCTTTCACCTAATTTGAGTCATCTTAAATTTTTCCCGtggaaaaaagtgaaaaaaaagactggGAAATTTCAGTGTAGCTGCAAAAATTGAGGTGGAATTTAGAGAAAAAGTCTACTTAGCAATACATATGCTGTTCTTGTTTGTTTTGATTATATACAGGTTGGTTTGGTGACGTCGAGAAAAAGAGAGGCTGCCCGTTTAGAAGTGGAGGCTCTCGGCGGTGTtggattcttcttcttgagCCGTATGCAATGTAGTGTCATCCTTCCACGATCCTGCAGGATTGCTTGATCTAGCTGCCATGAGTTCGGTTTCTTCAATGACCTTCTTTTCCCATATGTTCAAGACCTCTTGTTCCTTCTGTATACCATGTTCAATGGCAGATTTTCCGAAGATGGATCCAAACATTTCTGCCTCTTCCAAAGCCACTTGCTGCTGTGTTTCTTCTTGCATTCTCAACGCATAGAATTCATATCTGGCATGGTCATATGCTTCGACCGTGTTCTCATACTGCTTTGTTTTGAGTAAGTACATAGTCCTTTGAATAACACTTTCACCATCAAGTGGTTTACCTAGCTGGAGCATGTGGCTCCAATCGTAATCTTCATCACCGATTTCGTTCTCCACTAAAATCTTGGGTCTGGACAACTCCCATGGATGTTGTTTATAAAAGAGAGTTCTAAGTCTGTCCTCAACGTAAGTTAGTTTAGGAGGCTTGTATAGCTTTTTCACACCTATTCTTTTGTCGTTTGTGTTGGGTCTTGTCTTGTATAGTCCGTTACTGTTAGTATGCTGATTTTCTATCACGTCAACAAGTCTACCTATGGTATGTCCATTGGAAGGGTTCTCAAAATGAGGTTCACGTGTAAATTTGGTGGATGGTGGGATGGACGCCACAACATTATACCACGCAGGTGTGTCTTTCAACAATCCTGACTTTAAGTAGGCGGATGTCCGTTGAAGGACGTTCACAGCATTTGTTTGTATCTTCATATCTCTGGATTCTAaggttttcttcttatgATGCAGAATTCCCTCCtagtttcttcttcctaTCGCTGGATTCCTACCCTAAGTTTCTGCTCAGAATTTAGTTTTCACTAGTTTCATTGCTTTTAatctgttcttttcttaacTGCCGAAATGTcgaagaaatttcaaatcttgaaGGAGATGCGCAAGTGAACGTATAATGTCAATGTCATGAAGAAGTAGCATATTAATTATCTTTGGTGGcttttattattcaatAATCCTCCTTTGTTTTCTGGAGGCAATTAcgagaaagaagaacaaaaatatgGCTGACAAATCAAGTACcaatgatggtgatagttTAGTTACTAATGGCCACATACTGTCACAGCGAGGCAGCAAGAAGGCTTATAATAAGtgtaaaaagaagaatgtaGCTCCATCCATAAGATGGAAGAATTTTGGTGTCGCAAGACAAGCTGATGACGAGCAACAAGCATCTTTAATACTAGATAAAATGagtcatttgaagaaattcagTTCTAACGAAGgcgatgatgaaaatttattTGTCCAATGGGCCGATGACATTACAGATACCTTATCTGGGCTATGGTGCACTGGAATCTTCTTAAAGCTTCTCATAAGCTCTGCATTATCTGGACGGGCTAAGGAGTGGTTTGATTCAACCTTAGAAGGCATTGATGACAATGTGGTAAACGCTTATACTTTGGAGAAGTTTCTTGCCTTACTATCCGAAGAATTTGATGGAGCAAAACTTTTGAGAAGAGAAAGGTTCACGAAATTATTGAGGTTGCCCATCGATTCTGAAAAGTCATTGGAAACGTTTTCTTATATATCGGAACATCTAACGCCATACTATCTATCGACTAGCGCAGCATTGGATTTGTTTCTTACTAAATTAGAGCcccaatttcaaaaagaattaGAGAATTCAGTATTTCCAATGACCTTGGATATGGCATTATTGATGACAGCCTGTGAGTTTGCGAAGAGAGCATCCAGTCATAGAAAAGacagaaagaagaatacgAGTGATTTTGACATTGGTACCTCAAAGAAGAGGGCTACCAATCTCAACAAGAAGTGCAAGACCAAGATTATAAGGGAAAATAACACCAATCGAAAAAGTAATAGAAAAAAGTGTTTTAGTGAAAAAGAACTACTTATACCCGATCTCAAACGCCGAAAACAAAGTGAATGTGGAATTCAGTTCCCCCTTGTAGTGCCTGAACATAAAGAGTTCCCGTCAGAGAGGAAAGTATCTGTTAATGTATGTATATCGAAAAATGGACAATCCAACTTAAGCAATCCTCCGGACTTTCATGCATACCTCAAAGACACTAAATCTCAGCAATATGCAGATAGCGCAACATCGAATCTGATTAATAATAGATTAATTTCATGTACCGCCACTGATAAACTAATAGGTGGAAAAGTTGTAACTATgaagaatgaaaatacCGCTTATAATGAGCCTACGGATGGAAGACCATCATCTTTGGAAAATAGAAACCGCGCTGTGAAAGAAAACACTCTGCAATTTATGTCTTCCAATTCCTTCAAAGAATGTGGTAAAATACATGATTCAAGGACGAGGAGTATTTCAGGCGGTAATATGACAATTAGTTCATCCCAAACAATGCACATGTTTTCGCGTCCAGGCTCTCTCGCAATCGATCATCAAGcaagaaataatgaagTTAGTATGAGTAATCGAATTAAagttgttgataattataACCCATTCACGGCGAACTTGAAGGTATCAAAGAGTTCCAAAAATGTTCCAGCATCTATGAGAATGGACGACCTAAGCGGTACCGTAGGTCTCAAAAATGCGCTGAGAACCACATATGAAGAGAATGAGAGTTATCAGCTATCATCCAAAAAAAGCTATCCGTTAAATAACTTCGCCGTTCGGACAAGAAATGCCCATTTTAATGACCGTCCTTCTAACTACACATCAGCGCATGCGATTACGAGTGTAACTTATCCATCATCTTCAAGCATTAGTACTATTCAATGCTTCACTAGGCCGAATAGCAAGGAACCTAGTCCTAAGAAGGTAATTATTTCATCTTGTATGGTtgctcaaaaaaaagaactggCGAATACTAAAAGTAAGGAAGCGAAAAACAGAAGTTCTTTCAATGAAGTTACGAACCCTTTTCTTGTGAATgtaatagaaaaaaataaataaaatacatgttgatgataatattcttcattacAAACTCTATATATTGTAGTAGTGCAAATAATCATTTGAACTCATATACTTCCTTTTGTGCGTGTGATAGTACAGCTGCCCTTTTAGTACCCACAATTCTTTCGAGTGAAAGACCATCAAGTTTACTATAAATGCATCTAACAGTGGATATGTTCAAATCAGTATTACCTAAAAAGGCATTCTTGCCAATAAATCTGACAGTTTCATTGTAAAACTCGGGATTGTTTGGAGGCTTATAAAATACAACGCTCTTCACACCTTTGATCTCATAACGTCTATAATGATGCAACCTTTCTGTATATAACATTACTTTCAAGCGCCCCTGTTGAAATAGTGATCTATTGGCATTAAGTTGTCTTTGATTTGAATACTCATTTATATCGCCAAACAATATTGTTGTCTTTTCCTTCATATAGTTTCTTATGCGGATAAAGTCTGTATAATCTGGGATATAAACCAATATTCCATCTTCATACCCTACGGATTTGACAATACTTGGAATAATGACACTTGTAAAAAATTTAAACCTGTAATCAGGCTCTTCGATAATGGAATTTCCAATAATgtcaaatctttgaaagatttgTCTGACCTTTAAACCCAATTGTCCAATACTGGAACTTTCTGATCCTATTACCTTATGGTTCTTCCACCTGCCTGCCATGTTACAACATCTTCCATTGATTAATGAATTAGCCGCTGGTGAGATGTACTTTGTAAACACCATTGTCTGTCTGAAGAGCTTAGCTTGTTCGTTAATATACCACATCCTAATTCTGCTAAAATCAGCTTCGTGTTGTTGGTCCGGAATTTTGTTAATATGGTCAAAGATAGTGAAAATATGAGATATATTTTGGTATTCTATTGAATGTAACTGATCAATCACCATTAACTCTATTGATGACAAGAAATCATCCtgcctcttttttttatccgTGTTTTCCAAGATCATTTGAATACCCAGCGGTGAGCATATAATGATGTCAGACTGATAGAAATTACTATAAAGCTTTATAGCCTTTCTCGTGAACTTGAGGCcaacaacaaagaaatcaCTGGTGTTCCCTTTGAATATatgttgaaaagattttggTTTGGATTCTGGGGGTAAGGAGTCATCTCGGAATTGGtcatagaatttccctttCTTATCAACTTGATCTATACCAGACTTTGAAATTATCTTATCAACGACACGGTACGCTACTTCTCTTGTAGGAACCACAATTAGCACTTTCGGCCTTGTGAAACCTTGATCTAGGTGTTCAGTGTCTGGGTTATCCTGCAATCTTTGAttgttcttcaaaatcctATCTCTTGTCTTGTAAATGTGATTTAATACGTGTAAAGCATACAGATCTCTGTACTCACTTTCATCCTTTTCATAGGAATCATACTCGTATAATATGTCTTTGTACTGAAACATGGGGtctattaattttttttgcatgCAAGTCAATggatcaatttttttatctagCAGGCCATTTTGAACTTTCAGtctttgtttcaaaaagtaaGAATATATGGAAGACGATCTGTATGGGCTTTCAACTAAGGCTTCCTCACCAACCATGAATGGTTTGGCGTATATGTATGATTCGTCGTCGCCTAGTGAGGCCTTGACAGATTTGTATTTTATGCTTTTGGACTTGAAAGCATTAGATAAATCATCAACGTATTTCTCTGAAACTTGATTAAAGTGCGACTCAAAAGGATCTTGTTCATCTTCACTGTCCATATCAtccttttcattctcaTTGCTGTCATCGTCGTTATCATCTTCTCGATCACCTAAAAGACCATTTTCTATCTCTAATTGCTCGTCTACTGGTTCATATTCTACATTAACATTCTCATTTCCTGCGGGTTTGGCAGCAGCTTTATTGTCTTCGTCAGCCTGTGTCTTCCTTCTCTTTGGCTCTGGATGTTCGGATTTGAGAATAGTCAATAAAGCGTCATAgactttttccttttttccttcctCATCCTCGACATCAAGATTATCCTCCTCGCTGCCAATATCAGATATTTTATCCTCACCAGTACTGTGGACAATCTCATCCGCTACGTGGTCCACTTCGTTCACACTTTCGTCTTTAGTTCTTCTTACAGAAGATCTTTTAATCTTTCTCAGTTCTTGTCTTCCCCTCTTCCGATAGCCACGAAAATGGTCATTCTTTTCCCTCACTGATTCTCCGTTCATTATAATGTAATTACCTTTCAATTATTCCTCTGTTCCTTCCAATAAATTCAGTCATTCGTCTTTATTACACTTCTAGAATGTGCGATGAGCTATAATATAATAGTCTtgcaaaggaaaaatttttcagatcATGATACACGAGAGAATGCTTAAGCTTGAAGCAGAGCAAGGGACTGGAGCGGTTACTATTTTCGGAGAGGTGACTGATGAGAAGATGGATAAAGATAGAGGATCGAGAAATAGTACTACTGGAAGGGCTGTGCACGAAGAGTTGGTGGTCCTTATTAGTATTGTGAAGCTTCTTTTTCCGTTTTGCTCCTCACCCCCATCGCGTAATCGCTAAGATTCATTGGAGAGGTGCTGTTTGTGGCCGACCACGCTAAAGATTAGGCAACGATGACCAGTTTGTCCAAGAGCTTCATGCAGAGTGGACGAATCTGTGCAGCATGTTTCTACCTGTTATTCACGCTACTCTCAATTCCAATATCGTTTAAAGTTGGTGGTTTGGAGTGTGGTCTTTCCTTCACGGTGACGCTGTTTACTTTGTATTTCATAACGACGACTTTGAACGTGCTAGCGAGACGATACGGAGGGAAactatacatttttttgacCAGCTGTCTGTATTACTCGCAACATTTTATCATTGCATCTTTGCTATACTTGTTTTTGTCTGGATTTTCCAATGATGAGTTAGGAAACGTTCTTAAAAAAAGACCTAATGAGTCGGAGT
This genomic window from Saccharomyces mikatae IFO 1815 strain IFO1815 genome assembly, chromosome: 9 contains:
- the FYV10 gene encoding glucose-induced degradation complex subunit FYV10 (similar to Saccharomyces cerevisiae FYV10 (YIL097W); ancestral locus Anc_2.279); translated protein: MAEKSIFNEPDVDFHLKLNQQLFHIPYELLSKRVKHTQAVINKETKSLHELTSALNEIFKHNDVEHDKVALANITGMIRKIDDIEKFLSMQIKSYCQILNRIKKRLEFFHELKDIKSQSSEISNDENDHNTRNKLIQWYQSYTNILIGDYLTRNNPIKYNSETNEHWNSGVVFLKQIQLDDLIDYDVLLEANRISTSLLHEHDLLPLISWINDNKKILTKKLSILEFQARLQEYIELLKADNYTDAIFCFQKFLLPFVQSNFADLKLASGLLIFIKYCNKQKPNFFSSSSGFNAAEIKSRNLPIKKDQIFQHFFHKSLPRSTFDSETDTTKYDKSSLINLQNGDFERYFNLLNDERWSVLNDLFLDDFYSMYGISQNDPLLIYLSLGISSLKTRDCLHPSDDEKENKELESSIIAQGEVEDLQIFTLHSLKRKNCPVCSETFKPITQSLPFAHHIQSQLFENPVLLPNGNIYDSKKLKKLAKTLKKQNLISLGPGQIMDPVDMKIFCESDSIKMYPT
- the BMT5 gene encoding 25S rRNA (uracil2634-N3)-methyltransferase (similar to Saccharomyces cerevisiae YIL096C; ancestral locus Anc_2.280), which codes for MARKLKGKIGSKGLKGALLRHQAKVKLVKNIESKQNHELKKRKLNTSNKKVKKNQELQKLNQEKFIPFEKDETIMLCGEGDFSFARSIVEQGYVESENLIITSYDNSVDELKSKYPHTFEDNYHFLKDLKIPIFFQIDVTKLVKSFKISKNNTWFKIINRFGDHNWGNKSLQNILFNFPHNGKGIKDQERNIREHQQLVFTFFQNSLQLFNLINTKVQNDALRYTQGYDINDNTPRAKKLTSEGYGNIILSVFDGEPYDSWQIKLLARKNGLTLSRSNKFQWENFPGYHHRRTNSEQDTTKPAKERDARFYIFSKYLSGSSKHNRKNKNGSDSDSD
- the PRK1 gene encoding serine/threonine protein kinase PRK1 (similar to Saccharomyces cerevisiae PRK1 (YIL095W) and ARK1 (YNL020C); ancestral locus Anc_2.284), with translation MNAPQISLYEPGTILTVGSHHAKIIKYLTSGGFAQVYTAEISPPDPYTNANIACLKRVIVPDKQGLNTLRAEVDAMKLLKNNKHVVSYIDSHAAKSVNGVAYEVFVLMEFCERGGLIDFMNTRLQNRLRESEILEIMSQTVQGIAAMHALQPPLIHRDIKIENVLISHNGLYKVCDFGSVSGVIRPPRNTQEFNYVQHDILTNTTAQYRSPEMIDLYRGLPIDEKSDIWALGIFLYKICYYTTPFEKSGEAGILHARYQYPPFPQYSDRLKNLIRLMLMETPSKRPNICQVLEEVSRLQIKPCPIRNFYLLRAMSQTAQLASEPPSMKYVPTQKFLPAQGLQSMKPISNMIPVSHVRTTPNLSTLPRSIDDNNMTDVTKQISLQFVGDSNVDTPLKKTKSVPLSDDFASLYYRELHPFQKSQTFKSVENFQSPQRRSMPPSSLPPANSIILDKTPTMNRPNNYVDSETQTTDIITMSGSKLSPALTNKPVNSQKEFIAPENVSGGNIVRSLSSKLKKVITGESRGSSPIKSRQNTGDSTRSALGMLRHGFTGSSMNNNRSASFDSNNGSSNNNSVNRRLGSSSTSSLSVFNPDTKRQEEIDKKQKLENRRSMPSSILSDFDQHERINSRTGSRDYYRSHSPVKKIQTTSKSAPKPITKPVIGDININQEKKESIQRRVHNLLKSSEDPLTYKSASGYGKYTDTDTETSNRHSSVRITPITEEKFKSRNKNGLSNNKTKDNDRHKSRPPRPPPKPLHLRAEIQKVRSSSRLHSGELSSERISSDATETIVEVNVDDLEADFRKRFPSKV